Part of the Falco naumanni isolate bFalNau1 chromosome 3, bFalNau1.pat, whole genome shotgun sequence genome is shown below.
GACTACGACTGGGTGAAGGGCTGGGACCCCCGGTAGATGTTGGGTAGGGGCCACCAAAGGGTGCAGGGCTAGGACTGGGAGGGGGTACCAGTCTAGGTAGACTAGGACCACCCCAGTAGATGGGAGGCTGAGACCACCAATGGGTGCAGGACCAGGATTGTGGGTAGATGTGGGGTCAGGGCAACCCATGGGTGCAGAGCCAGAACCCCCAGAAAATATGGGTCCAGGACAACCCATGGGTGCACAGCCAGAACCCCAGCAGACATGGGACCAGGACAACCCATGGGTGCACAGCCAGAACCCCCAGCAGAACTAGGACCAGGACCACCCATGGGTACAGAGCCAGAACCCCCAGTAGACCCAGGACCAGGACCACCCATGGGTGATGGACCAGAACAGTTGTGTGGATATGGGACCAGAACCCCTGATGGATGTGCCGCCAGGACCCCCGTCAAACATAGGGCTGGGACCATGACCTCATATCGGACCAGACCCCCACATCCCACTGAGCCCCCGCCTCCACCGCAGCCCCCTCCTTTCTCATACTTCTCAGACCCAAAACCCTCCATTTTCCCCCTGATTCTGCCCCTCACTGTGGATTTACGCAGAAATTCAGCCCTGTAAATAAATACTCTTCTGTCCTTCAAAATAGCcctaaagcaaaacatttcagccTGTTATTTAGCTCTTTAATAGCCtcttcttctgttatttttttcctttaatataattttaactCTGTCCCAGGCTGGAAATAATTATATAGCGGgggaaagactttttttttttttttcccctttttttttttttcttaataattttggCGGCAGTGCTTTGCAGCTTTATAATTCACCTCCTGCgtggagaagggggggggggagaataaaaaaatctctgccCGCCTATAAATAACAGAGGCCAAATAAATTGGGCTCCAAAGCAAACAGTGAGAGCCGCGGGATGGGGCTCTGTCCCAGTGGGTTCATGTGGGGACCCCGACGTGGAGCATCCCTCCCacaggaggggaggaaaaaaaaaatataaaaaattgaAGCACCAAATTTGCTGCTAGAAATAGTTATTTTTGTCCTGGGGTTTAATTAATAGGAAGAGATTCAGGGTTATTTTGAGCGAGATGAAATTCCTCAGGTGTTTTCACCCGCTTTTTTTGTGCAATGCCAGGGTTTTCCTGGACATCCCTCTCCGCCTGGTCTGAGTTTTCCCTCCTTCAACCCAAATTAGGGGggagggaaatgaaaaataattttaaattgtttttgaaaatcctttttttttttccccctcccctgttTTGCAGGTGATCTTGGGTGGCGGGCGGAAATATATGTTCCCCAAAAACACCAGTGATGTGGAGTATCCCCACGAGGACAAGCATCGGGGTACCCGCCTGGACCGCAGGGACCTCGTCCAGGCGTGGCACGAGGCCAAGCCCCCTGGCAAGGTGACGGGGACtttttttgggaggggggggaggtACACACATATCACCCCACTGTAACCTTACAAAGCCGTTCCTGGGGTCAGGGGGGGATGTTTtgtggagggtgggggggatAAAGCAGCCCTGGGGTTGGCAGAGGTGATGGGGAGGTGACAACCTGCTTGTCCCCCAGATTGCCAAGTACGTGTGGCACCGGCGTGACCTGCTGGCACTCAACCTCAGCCGCGTTGACTTCCTGCTGGGTGAGTCCTGGCACCCAAGGGTGCCCCAGCCTCAACTGGGTGCTTTGGGGGGGTGTCCTGCTCCATCCTGGGGCGCTGGGCAGCTGGAGTGGCCAGTTACTCTCCCAAAGGTGCTGGttccctgccctggggatgctggtaCCCCAAAGGGATGCTGGCAagtccccagggatgctgggacCCCAAAGGGACGCTGGCGGCACCCCAAAGGGACGCTGGCATGTCCCCAAGGATGTTGGTaccccaaaaagaaaacaggcaagTCCCCAAGGATGCTGGTACTCCACCCTGGGGATTAAATTTCTTTTGCCTGTGGTGCAActctccagcccagctgggatTCAGGATTCAGGATCCAGCCGGGCcggaggaagggtgggctgggAGCATCCCCCCCCCGGTTCTAACTGCCCTGGATTTGGTGGCGGGTGAAATACGTGAGCCAGCACAAGGCGGCGGTGCTGGATTTACCCCCctttacccccccccccccccttttttttttttggtggagaaAAAATGTCCCCACCAGTGTCACTGTCCCCAGGCCTCTTCGAGCCGGGCGACATGGTGTACGAGCTGGACAGGAATAACGAGACTGATCCGTCCCTCACCGAGATGGTGGCTGTAGCCATCAGGATGCTCCAGAAAAATCCCCGGGGGTTTTTCCTCCTGGTTgaaggtgggggggggagtATGGGTGTGCaaaggggagcagagggggggaTGCatggggggaaaggagggggatGAGGGGTGCAAAAATGGGGGATAAAGGGGGTGATAGGAGGGCTGCAAAGGGGAAAAGAGTGGGGGGGGTGGAAAGATGGGGataagggggggaggggaagaggagggcagtgggggggggatggggcaCAATCAGGGCTGTGGAGGACGATGCTGAGCAGCGCCGGGGGGGCCGCAGGGGGCCGCATCGACCACGGACACCACGAGGGGAAGGCGAAGCAGGCACTGCACGAGGCGGTGGAGCTGGACCGAGCCATCGGGCTGGCCACCCGCCTCACCTCGCCCCAGGACACCCTCAGCGTCGTCACCGCCGACCACTCGCACGTCTTCACCTTCGGTGGCTACACCCCCCGCGGGAACCCCATTTTCGGTGAGTTTCTGCCAGGCCACGGAGTGGGGGGACACTTGGGGACATCCCTGTCCTTCTGACTGTGCCACCGCCCCCAGGTCTGGCCCCGATGCAGAGTGACGTGGACCGCAAACCCTTCACCTCCATCCTCTACGGCAACGGCCCTGGCTACAAAATCGTGGCAGGCGAACGAGAAAACGTCTCCGCCGTTGATTTTGGTGAGCGTATTTCAGGGCAAAACCCCCTAAAATTGTTACAGCCTGGCTACAATTAGTGCTTTTTGAAAACTAGTCTTATTTTTGCCTGGTTTTTTAtaatcattttgttttttcccccgAGCACACGCCAACTATCAGGCACAATCGGCCGTGCCGCTGCGCCAGGAGACCCACGGCGGCGAGGACGTGGCCGTGTTCGCCCGCGGCCCCATGGCCCACCTCCTCCACGGGGTCCACGAGCAAAATTACATCCCCCACGCCATGGCTTACGCCGCCTGCATCGGCTCCAACCAAGCCCACTGCAACGCCGCCGGCCACCCCACTGCCTCCatcctcctgcccttcctcgccctcctcttcctcctctacTAAAGTGCCTCTTGCAAACCATGGAgggggatttatttttaatcccttacaccccccctttttttttttttttttttttgggtagCAGCGCCcgggaaagaggagagaaaaagaaagactcAGCGGAGCAAAAGCAGCCGCTGGCGGTTtcatgctgggagctgcctctGTAAATAGACGGTTCCTTCCCCTGTAATTAGCATCGTTGCCTGCCCTATCCCGAGCCCACTGCGGGATTTGGGATGGGAGCTGGAGCCTCGGCGGATAAAACCCCTTCTTTGAGCGAGACGCGATGGGGCTGGGTCCCAAAAATGCCTCCTGGTCCCTTGGCTGAGAACTGACCCCGGTGCCCCACTCACCACATGTGTGGGTACCCAGAAACCACatgaagatgggaaaaaaaattaactcacCAGGTTAATTTGTCACCAAAACTCTTGTTTTTTGTCTCCTGgatcatttattttgctttaaaatgcttcaCTTTAAGGCAATTTGCTGCCCACAGAGGGATCTGGAGTAGTTTTGGGGTCAAGCattgcagggagaggggagaaaagggagatTTATGGGGTGGCACCCACTGGGGCACACCCGCTTCATTAAGGGTTGGGTAATTAGGGGGCGGGGTAATTAGGGGAGGGGGCTTTTGCAGCTGGCGAGGAGGAGATTGAGGCCTGGGGTAGCACCAGAGAAGTGGCTTGGGCGTGCAAATGGTGTTCTGAGCGTGCAAAAGTCACGATGCCCATGCAAAATTATGCCCGAGCTAAGCCAACACTGCCTTGCCCGTGCAAAAGTCGCAGCACCCGTGCAAAAATCACCGTGCAACATGCATACGGGCCTTGTGCGTGCAAATGGTTCCTGGCCTGTGCAAATGCCACCACGCGGGTGCAAACGTTGCCCTGCCTCTGCAAATACCGCTTTGCCCGTGCAAATCCTGTGCACGAGCAGCCCCTTGCACACCCCGGCTGCATTCTGATTTgaaacccccaccccaccccgaacacccccaaaaccccaccaggCCCCtccaaccccacccccctctCCCTTTTTACTTATTTACCAGCTTTATAACTAAATCTCTGCTCCGGGTTCTTATTAACCAGCAAACTTTGGAGCAGGCAAAGGCGGTGACCCGAGCGCTGCTGGATTTttgtggcggggggggggggctacgACACCCCTACTTTGCTGGGTGCCCTTTGCACCCTCGCCAGCACCGCCGGCATCCCCAACCGCAACCCAGCCCTGGCGCTGGGGCTTCCCAGAAACCAGGCGGCACCGAGCTATGTTTAACCAGTCCCGGGGTGCTTCGTGGTTTTTGGGGGTtcgggggggggcagggggcgggggggagctgctttttcttgaCCAGGGCTTTGGCGAGGAGCCGGTGGCCACTGGGGCTGCCGGCCAAATGCCGCTCCCGACGCCAGGTTGGCTGccagagccaaaaaaaaaagggtgggttgttgttgattttttttgggggggggggccatCGGCTGCCACATTTTGGGGCACCccaaaaataaggaaaatcaCAGAAAGGCTTTactcagcctggctgctgcaaaAAGCCCCCAAATCTGTGTAAATGCCCCCTCCCCAATAAAAGGGTGGATTTGGGGTGTTTTTAAGACCACACAGAGCATCAGcccctgctgctgtttggggttttggggaacccccccccccgataTCAGGGACCCTCCCGCAGCACCCTCCAGCCGTAGCGATAAATAAACCTTTATTTTATACAGGACACATGGGAAACACAAACACGATTTGGGGGAGcttgaaaaaataatccccccccccccccaattccaGCATCTGACCCATTCCagagttttttccccttaaaataaaagggggggggcAAGGGGAGCCCCACTTTTGATTTGCCCTGGATTTGagcccccccttttttttaggGAGGGGGTGATGCTCGGATTGGACCCACTCTGCATTTTGGGGGAGCACCTCCTGTGCGACATTGGGGTcacagcggggggggggggtgggccCTTTGCGGTGCATCACCCCCCCAAGGGGTACTTGGGGTGATGGAGATTGTCTGGAGGAGGGGACACCCCCATTTTTGGGAGGGTCCCCCCAAATCGTGCACCGGGGATGATGGCTTCAGCTCCTGGCACGGGGGTGGCACGCAGGGGGGACACAAAGGAGTGACCCCCACCcccggggatggggggggtgACTATGAGCCCTGTGCAGAGGGACATCAGTGGGTGCACCCCAATATGGGGACACCCATATAGGGgtgcactggggggggggggcacagcctcACCGGGTTATGGgggggctgctccagctggattTTGATctcggggcagggggggtcagGGGGGCGGCGGcctggggaaaggggggggcCATGAGCACCCCGGGGGGTCCCCCAGCGCTGTGGCCACCTGACACCCTGGTGATGAGCTAcctgggggggtcccgggggggtcATCCGGCCAGGGGGTGTCAGTGAAGGCATCACAGTGGGTCCCCAAGGGCGAGCGGCTCTCCTAAGGGTGCAAGGGGGGTCAAAGGggtgctgcccacccccaccccccagcccccacccccagcaccctggtACCCTGCCCGGCTCGCTGGGCTCCTCGCTGGCACTGCCAAAGCTGCTGGCGCTGGAGGAGGAGCGGGAGAAATCCGGCGGCTCCGGCTTCTCAGCCCTGCTGAGGGACAGTCCCCAAAGCCAGGGACAGGCTGGCACTGCGCCACGTGGCTGCCACCATGGCCTGCCGTGACGCCGTGCTGTCCCCAGAACACCCTGTCCCCACACCACCCATCCCTGCgccaccctgtccccatgccatCCCATCCTTGTGATGTCCCATCTCCATGTCACCCATTCCTaggatgtcccatccctgtgccaccctgtccccacACCACCCACCCTGCGATATCCCATCCCTGTaccaccctgtccccatgccacccGTCCCTaggatgtcccat
Proteins encoded:
- the ALPL gene encoding alkaline phosphatase, tissue-nonspecific isozyme, with product MKALLLILLAQLCSASLVPEREKDPEYWRRQAQETLRAALRLQHLNQNVAKNLILFLGDGMGVSTVTAARILKGQLQNRKGEESLLEMEKFPYVALAKTYNTNAQVPDSAGTATAYLCGVKANEGTVGVSAGVTRDRCNTTKGQEVTSILRWAKDGGKAVGIVTTTRVTHATPSAAYAHSANRDWYSDGEMPPDALEGGCRDIARQLVENIPDIEVILGGGRKYMFPKNTSDVEYPHEDKHRGTRLDRRDLVQAWHEAKPPGKIAKYVWHRRDLLALNLSRVDFLLGLFEPGDMVYELDRNNETDPSLTEMVAVAIRMLQKNPRGFFLLVEGGRIDHGHHEGKAKQALHEAVELDRAIGLATRLTSPQDTLSVVTADHSHVFTFGGYTPRGNPIFGLAPMQSDVDRKPFTSILYGNGPGYKIVAGERENVSAVDFAHANYQAQSAVPLRQETHGGEDVAVFARGPMAHLLHGVHEQNYIPHAMAYAACIGSNQAHCNAAGHPTASILLPFLALLFLLY